CATTTAACTGAATCTGGTACCAAATTGAAGGCAGTGTTAAATTGAGATGCGGATCGTTGGCCAGTATTGGATAACCAGAAGCAGTCTTTGCACCTGATAAAGCCCAGTTATTGCTGCCAATACCGTCTTCAAGTACTTTAGTTTTGACTTTACCTGTAGTGCTTTCTGTAAAAGAGGCAGGAGCCTGAGGTATCTGCAAGGGTTTAAAATCCCATTTTGTACCCACAGGGATAATCGGGTCTTCACGGAAAGGATAATCAGGAAAGAGGTTCGCAGTTACTTCCGGGCCATATTTTTTCATGATATTACTCATATAGAATTCATCAGAACCCATTGCCAAGACTGCAGACATCTGTTTAAGCAGTAATGCACATTTTAGCGGAGTCCAGTCTTCGGGAGTAAAATCCAGTATTTTATATTCCAGTGGAAGCTGTGAACTGGAAAGAGAATGGATATAATCATTGATTCCATCTGTATAAGCTTCGATCATTGCTTTTGACTTAGGATCTTCCATCATTCCTTTCAAGGAGTTCTCAGCGCCATAAACCATACCCATACGGCGCTGGTATCTGTCCAGCTCTATGGCTTTGGCGCCTACAACTTCGGATAGTCTGCCGGCAGCATAGCGGGTCTGGAAATCCATCTGCCATAAGCGGTTCATTGCTGTGATATAACCCTGGGTATAATAGACATCATGATCATTTTTAGCAAAAATATGAGGGATCATACGGTCATCAAAAATAACATCAACATTCTCGAGTGTCTTTTTTAATTTTAATCCGCTTTGTCTGGAGATACTCATTTTTTCTGCATTCTGCCAAAAACCCGTAAATGGGTTAAGAAACTTTAAAAGAGGGGGAAGACTTCCAAACTTTGTATTTAAAACAAAGGCTAATAGTATAGGTGTAATGACGCAGATTAATGCTTTGAATTTGTTCCTCATATGAATTGCATTGCCGGTTAAAGGTTTTTCATGATCATGGTATTCTACGGCAATTTAATATAAAACTGGATTGATTACTAATGTTGCACATTTTTATGTGGTTTATGTGAAGATAGCTCTGGCTTTGTCAAAGAAAAAGCTAAATAGATTCAGCAAAGCACATTGTAGGCTCAAAACTTTGAAATCCGCCATTAATTATATCTGAAAAGCCTTGTGTTTTGGCATAATAATTAACACTTTAGCTATAGCAACAAAGAATTTATTCAGACAAACAGATTACGGAAACCTTTTTATGGAAGAATTCGAAGAACAAGGAAACGAAATAAAGGACAACGATAATATTAAGGAAATAGTTGAAACTACGATTCAACATTTAAATAATCCGGTATTAGCCTTAAAACCGATAGTTAAGAAATATCTGACACATGTGCAGGAAGTACGTAAGGAAGGAAATAAATTTTTCTTTTCAGATGGCGAAGCGAGTGTAGAGGTAAGAGTGGTAAGTAACGAAATTATTCGTGTCAGACTTGCCCCGCACAGTGTATTCCTCGAAGAGTTCTCTTACGCTGTTCCGGTGGTAGATCAGAAAGTAAGTACTTTCAGCTTTGATGAACAGGAAGACTGTTATGCAATTTCTACCAATACCATTACCTGTAAAATCAGAAAAGCAGATTTTCATATCTCATTTATAGAGAACCTCTCACAAATTGTAATGAGTGAAGATGCATCTCCCATGCACTGGGAAGAAAATGCAGACTTTGGCGGATATTATGTTTTTGCAACCAAGAAATGTTTTCCTGAAGAAAACTTCTTTGGCCTGGGGGACAAGTCAGGAAATATGAATCTGAGAGGGCGTCATTTCCAGAACTGGAATACTGATGCTTATTCTTTTGGCTGGGATCAGGATCCGCTATACAGAACTATTCCTTTCTATACAGGTATTCATCAGAAATCTGCGTATGGTATTTTCTTTGATAATACCTTCCGCTCTTATTTTGATTTCGGAAAAGAAGACAATGAAAAGACCAGCTTCTGGTCGGACGGTGGTGAACTGCAATACTATTATATTCACGGACCACATATGATGGATGTGATTAAGCGTTACCAGAGTCTTACCGGAACACATCCTATGCCTCCGAAATGGGCTTTGGGTTATCATCAGTGCCGCTGGAGTTACTATCCTGAGACCAAGGTCAAAGCGGTAGCAGAAGGATTCCGATCCAGGGATATTCCTTGCGATGCGATTTACTTCGACATTGATTATATGGATGGTTACCGTTGTTTCACCTGGAATAAAAAGCATTTTCCTGATCCGAGGAAGATGATTAAGGAACTGGCTGATGACGGATTTAAAACAGTCGTTATGATTGATCCCGGTATTAAGGTTGATGATAACTACTGGGTCTTTAAAGAAGGAAAAGAAAATAATTATTTCTGCAGAAGGAGTGATGACTACTTTATGGAAGGTCATGTATGGCCGGGCAGATGTCAGTTTCCGGATTTTACTAATCCTACTGTAAGAGAGTGGTGGGGTGGTTTATACAAGGAACTTGTGGATATGGGAGTTGCAGGTGTATGGAACGATATGAATGAACCGGCAGTTTTCGGGGCAGGAACCTTTCCAAACGATGTGCGGCATAATTACGACGGACACAGGGGATCACACCGGAAAGCACATAATATTTACGGCATGCAAATGGTACGCTCCACTTATGACGGCCTGAAAAAGCTGATGCGTAATAAACGACCATTTACAATTACGCGTGCCGGATATGCCGGGATGCAGCGTTATGGTTGCGTCTGGACCGGAGATAATGTAGCCAGCTGGGAGCATTTGAAAATAGGAAATATACAATGTCAGCGGATGTCTGTGTCAGGGGTCCCTTTTTGCGGGACGGATATTGGTGGTTTTAGCGGAGAACCCGATGGAGAGTTATTTACCAGATGGATACAACTGGGCACTTTTTCTCCTTTCATGCGTGCACATTCTGCTGGAGATACTGCAGAAAGAGAACCATGGAGTTTTGGCGAACCTTATACAGCAATCAACCGTAAATTTATTGAGCTGAGGTATCGCTTAATGCCTTATCTGTATTCTGTGTTCTGGGAACATCATCGTTATGGTTTCCCGATTTTAAGACCTCTGGTTATGCTGGAGCAGGATAAAGTGAGTAATCATTTCAGACAGGATGAGTTTGCCTTTGGTGATAAAATCCTGGTGTGTCCGATGTTGGAACAGGGTGCAGTTTCAAGAACAGTTTATTTACCAAAAGGACAATGGTATAACTTCTGGACACATGAATTGCTAGCCGGTGAAAATGAACATTTAATAGATGCACCATTAGAAGATATGCCTATCTTCATCAAGGCAGGTGCTGTTATTCCGGAATATCCGGTAATGCAGTATGTGGGAGAGAAAAATGTTGATGAAGTACTGTTGAATATTTATTATGCGAATTATGAGGTCAATTCATTTTTCTTTGAAGATCATGGAGATACCTTTGCTTATGAGCAGGATATTTATTCTGAGAAGAAGTTTACGGTGAAAGGAAATGATCGCCGTTTGCTGATTCAGCAAAAACTGGAAGGCTTATATACACCGAATTATGAAACCTATAATTATAATCTGATCGGCATACCTTTCGGAATTAAGAAAGTGATTGTTGACGGACTGGAGATAAAGGATTATTATACAGACGACAGAAATTGTTTACGTTTTAAGACCAATAAGAACTTTTCTGTAATACAAATTCAGGGAGAATAAGGTTTGCTGTCTGAGTCTCTGTAAAGAAACCCAGATAGCTGATAACAAGGACGGTATTTTCCTGAAGGGAGCATTTTGAATAAATATAATCCTATAGAATAATGGCTAAAGCGAATCAGGGTAAACCTGTTAAAGAAATTATTGCTGTACCTGCAGATGCACCTGTCTGGATTTTTAGTTTACTGACAGATTTTGATGTCGCCTTGTTTATTTCCGGCAAACACTTCCGTTTGTATGAAAAAATGGGAGCACATCTTTTGACACTGAACAATACTGAAGGAACTTATTTTTCAGTATGGGCTCCAAATGCACAGGATGTTTATGTTACCGGAGATTTTAACCAGTGGAACGCTACAGCTCACCGCTTGTATAAGAGGCTTGATGAATCAGGAATCTGGGAAGGTTTTATTCCTTCGGTAGGGAAAGGAACAGTTTATAAATACTTTATCAAGGGATTTGATGGGAAAAATTACGAAAAAGGAGATCCTTTTGCTACCCGGTGGGAACATCCCCCTCAGACGGCTTCTGTAGTCTGGGATACAGTGTATAAATGGAAAGATAAAGCATGGCTTAAAAAACGTCCGGTTTTAAACGCTCTTGATCAGCCAATTTCTGTCTATGAAGTCCATCTGGGATCCTGGCAGCGTGATCCTTCAGAACCCGATCGTATTCTAACCTATAAAGAAATAGCGAATAGCCTTGTTCCTTATGTACTGGAAATGGGCTTTACCCATGTAGAGCTGATGCCCATTATGGAATATCCTTATTATCCTTCCTGGGGTTATCAGATTACAGGGTATTATGCAGCGAGCTCCAGACATGGTACTCCACAGGAACTGATGTATCTGATTGAACAGTTTCACCAAAATAATATTGCTGTGATACTGGACTGGGTACCTTCACATTTTCCGGGAGATGCACATGGATTGTTCCATTTTGACGGAACGCATTTATATGAGCATGCCGATATGCGTAAAGGCTTTCATCCGGACTGGAAATCATATATCTTCAATTATGACAGAAATGAAGTCAGATCTTTTCTGATCAGTAATGCCATGTACTGGCTGGATCAGTTCCATGCTGATGGCCTGCGTGTTGATGCTGTGGCTTCGATGTTGTATTTTAACTTTTCGAGAAAAGCAGGTGATGCGGCAACCAATCAGTATGGAGGTTCAGAGAATCTGGGCGCAATACAGTTTCTTAAAGACCTGAATGAATCTGTTTACAGTAATTTTAAAGGTGTACAAACCATTGCAGAAGAAAGCAGTACCTATCCTGGTGTAACTCATCCTGTAACAGAAGGCGGACTGGGTTTTGGTATGAAGTGGATGATGGGATGGATGAACGATACGCTTAAATACTTTAAAACTGATCCGATTGACAGAAAGTATAATCATCATCAGCTTACCTTTAGTATTACCTATGCCTTTTCAGAAAAGTTTATGCTTCCTTTTTCTCATGATGAAGTAGTACATGGCAAGTCATCCATGATTTATAAAATGCCAGGCGACGAGTGGAGAAAACATGCTAATCTGCGTCTTTTATATGCTTATATGTTTACCCAGCCGGGAACTAAACTTCTTTTTATGGGGAACGAGTTTGCACAGAACGGAGAATGGAATTTTACCAGATCTCTGGACTGGGATTTACTGCGTTATAAAGCTCATTCAGGGATGCAGAATTATGTTAAAGCACTTAATAAGCTATACCGTACGGAACCTGGTTTATATAATTTTAACTTTTCTCCTGAAGGATTCGAATGGATCAGTGCCGATGACAGCAATCATTCAATCTATGTATATACCCGTAAGGGACATAAAGCTAAGGATACACTGATTGTGATTCTGAATATGACGCCGGTTTACAGACAGAACTATAGAATCGGATTACCATTTAAAGCTTCGTGGAAAGAAATTTTCAATAGTGACGCTACTGAGTTTTTTGGTAGCGGTAAACTCAATGAGCAGGACTTTATGCCTGAAGCTGTCCGGGCAAATGGAAGAGAATATTCTATGACGATCAATATTGCACCTCTGGGAGCAATGGTACTGAAAACAGTTTAGCAGATGGAAACCAGGATAGAAACAGAAAGACTGATCCTCAGAGAATATCAGGAGGCGGATTGGGAAGCAGTGCACGAGTATGCAAAACTCGAAGAAATTTTAATCTATGAAAACTGGGGTCCGAACAGTGAAGCTGATACTATAGAGTTTATTGAAACTGTGATGGAGTCCCGGAATGCTATCCCCAGGGTTAGTTTTGAATTAGCCATCATCTTAAAAGAAGAAGAGATGCTGATTGGTGGATGTGGTTTCAGATTTGATACAGCCGAAAAATCCAAAGGAAATCTGGGTTATATTATAAACCCGGCATACTGGAGAAGCGGATACGCTACAGAAGCGACCAAAGCTTTAATTGAATTTGCTGCCGGGAAGTTAAACGTGAAAACTGTAGAAGCTACCTGTGATGTTTTAAACCTTGCTTCGCAGGCTGTCCTGAAAAAATGTGGTTTCTTTCGTGTAAAGCTGATTAAAAAGGATATTGAGATGAAGGGGAGGTTCAGGGATACCTTTGTTTATGAAAAAAACACTTGAAATTAAAAGGGACATGCCGTTGCGGGCACGTCCCTTTTAATTTATAACTTTATTTTTCTCCACCAGAGCATAAAACCGGTAATTGATAATAAACCCGGTAGCAGACCGATCAGAACATATAAAATCTTTACCGGGACACCACCGAAATTCCCGGTATGTAAAGGGAAAAATGTTGCCTCTGTTTTATCCCACAGACTTTTTTCACTAAACATTTTTATTGCTGTCAGCTGGCCATTGACAGCATCAAAAGAGACAGAATTCCCACCCTGAAATAATGGACTCTGATCTTTTAATGTACCGGTGACTTTGAAATCACTTCCAGGCTGTGCTGGCAGATAAACACTTTGTGGGATTAAAGCCGGTAATTTTTGATAAGCCTGATTTAAAAGCCCCTCCAGTGACTGTTTAGCTAAAGTATTT
This portion of the Pedobacter lusitanus genome encodes:
- a CDS encoding GNAT family N-acetyltransferase, encoding METRIETERLILREYQEADWEAVHEYAKLEEILIYENWGPNSEADTIEFIETVMESRNAIPRVSFELAIILKEEEMLIGGCGFRFDTAEKSKGNLGYIINPAYWRSGYATEATKALIEFAAGKLNVKTVEATCDVLNLASQAVLKKCGFFRVKLIKKDIEMKGRFRDTFVYEKNT
- a CDS encoding glycoside hydrolase family 31 protein, with protein sequence MEEFEEQGNEIKDNDNIKEIVETTIQHLNNPVLALKPIVKKYLTHVQEVRKEGNKFFFSDGEASVEVRVVSNEIIRVRLAPHSVFLEEFSYAVPVVDQKVSTFSFDEQEDCYAISTNTITCKIRKADFHISFIENLSQIVMSEDASPMHWEENADFGGYYVFATKKCFPEENFFGLGDKSGNMNLRGRHFQNWNTDAYSFGWDQDPLYRTIPFYTGIHQKSAYGIFFDNTFRSYFDFGKEDNEKTSFWSDGGELQYYYIHGPHMMDVIKRYQSLTGTHPMPPKWALGYHQCRWSYYPETKVKAVAEGFRSRDIPCDAIYFDIDYMDGYRCFTWNKKHFPDPRKMIKELADDGFKTVVMIDPGIKVDDNYWVFKEGKENNYFCRRSDDYFMEGHVWPGRCQFPDFTNPTVREWWGGLYKELVDMGVAGVWNDMNEPAVFGAGTFPNDVRHNYDGHRGSHRKAHNIYGMQMVRSTYDGLKKLMRNKRPFTITRAGYAGMQRYGCVWTGDNVASWEHLKIGNIQCQRMSVSGVPFCGTDIGGFSGEPDGELFTRWIQLGTFSPFMRAHSAGDTAEREPWSFGEPYTAINRKFIELRYRLMPYLYSVFWEHHRYGFPILRPLVMLEQDKVSNHFRQDEFAFGDKILVCPMLEQGAVSRTVYLPKGQWYNFWTHELLAGENEHLIDAPLEDMPIFIKAGAVIPEYPVMQYVGEKNVDEVLLNIYYANYEVNSFFFEDHGDTFAYEQDIYSEKKFTVKGNDRRLLIQQKLEGLYTPNYETYNYNLIGIPFGIKKVIVDGLEIKDYYTDDRNCLRFKTNKNFSVIQIQGE
- the glgB gene encoding 1,4-alpha-glucan branching protein GlgB; this encodes MAKANQGKPVKEIIAVPADAPVWIFSLLTDFDVALFISGKHFRLYEKMGAHLLTLNNTEGTYFSVWAPNAQDVYVTGDFNQWNATAHRLYKRLDESGIWEGFIPSVGKGTVYKYFIKGFDGKNYEKGDPFATRWEHPPQTASVVWDTVYKWKDKAWLKKRPVLNALDQPISVYEVHLGSWQRDPSEPDRILTYKEIANSLVPYVLEMGFTHVELMPIMEYPYYPSWGYQITGYYAASSRHGTPQELMYLIEQFHQNNIAVILDWVPSHFPGDAHGLFHFDGTHLYEHADMRKGFHPDWKSYIFNYDRNEVRSFLISNAMYWLDQFHADGLRVDAVASMLYFNFSRKAGDAATNQYGGSENLGAIQFLKDLNESVYSNFKGVQTIAEESSTYPGVTHPVTEGGLGFGMKWMMGWMNDTLKYFKTDPIDRKYNHHQLTFSITYAFSEKFMLPFSHDEVVHGKSSMIYKMPGDEWRKHANLRLLYAYMFTQPGTKLLFMGNEFAQNGEWNFTRSLDWDLLRYKAHSGMQNYVKALNKLYRTEPGLYNFNFSPEGFEWISADDSNHSIYVYTRKGHKAKDTLIVILNMTPVYRQNYRIGLPFKASWKEIFNSDATEFFGSGKLNEQDFMPEAVRANGREYSMTINIAPLGAMVLKTV